The following are from one region of the Salvia hispanica cultivar TCC Black 2014 chromosome 1, UniMelb_Shisp_WGS_1.0, whole genome shotgun sequence genome:
- the LOC125221752 gene encoding uncharacterized oxidoreductase At4g09670-like: MSTPPIKFGILGCATIARKVSRAIALSGNASISAIGSRSAEKAAEFARENAFPETARSYGSYDAVLDDPDVDAVYVPLPTSLHVQWGVLAARKGKHVLLEKPVALSVAELDVILAECESSGVQFMDATMWMHHPRTHRMKDFLSDSSSFGHLKSVESKFIFPAGKDFLENNIRVKPDLDALGVLGDAGWYCIRSILWAADYELPKSVIASPDAVLNNAGIILSCSAKLQWQDGRAGTFRCSFLGDRNMDLTIAGTEGTLSVRDYVGPFEEKKASFTTVVKSGATLESREHVVTTELPQEALMVREFSRLVGSIKFEGAKPEKEWPTLSRKTQAVVDAVKVSIDRGYEIVEVVY; this comes from the exons atgtcaacacctCCGATCAAATTCGGAATCCTCGGCTGCGCGACGATCGCCCGCAAGGTCTCCCGCGCCATCGCCCTCTCCGGaaacgcatccatctctgccATCGGCAGCCGATCGGCCGAGAAGGCTGCCGAGTTCGCGCGGGAGAACGCCTTCCCGGAGACGGCCAGATCCTACGGCTCGTACGACGCCGTTCTGGATGATCCGGACGTGGACGCGGTGTACGTGCCGCTGCCGACGAGCCTGCACGTGCAGTGGGGCGTGCTGGCGGCCCGGAAGGGGAAGCACGTGCTGCTGGAGAAGCCCGTGGCGCTCAGCGTGGCGGAGCTGGATGTGATACTGGCGGAGTGCGAATCGAGTGGGGTGCAGTTCATGGACGCTACCATGTGGATGCACCACCCCCGGACCCACCGGATGAAGGACTTCCTCTCCGATTCTTCCTCCTTTGGCCACCTCAAATCA gTGGAGAGTAAATTTATATTTCCGGCGGGCAAGGATTTTTTAGAAAACAACATTCGTGTTAAGCCGGATCTCGATGCCCTAGGCGTTCTCGGTGATGCAGGATGGTACTGCATTCGATCGATCCTGTGGGCCGCCGATTACGAGCTACCTAAGTCCGTAATCGCTTCACCCGACGCGGTCCTGAACAATGCCGGCATCATCTTGTCTTGCAGTGCTAAACTGCAATGGCAAGATGGCAGGGCCGGGACCTTCCGTTGCTCGTTCCTAGGTGACCGAAACATGGACCTGACAATAGCTGGAACGGAGGGCACTTTGTCCGTTCGCGACTATGTGGGCCCATTCGAGGAGAAAAAGGCTAGTTTCACCACGGTCGTGAAATCGGGTGCGACGTTAGAATCTCGTGAGCATGTCGTTACGACGGAGCTTCCTCAGGAGGCTCTCATGGTGAGGGAGTTTTCTAGGTTGGTTGGGAGCATCAAATTTGAAGGAGCCAAACCGGAGAAAGAATGGCCAACTCTTAGTAGGAAGACTCAAGCTGTGGTGGATGCGGTGAAGGTGTCTATTGATAGGGGTTATGAAATTGTTGAGGTTGTGTATTAG